Proteins co-encoded in one Nonlabens agnitus genomic window:
- a CDS encoding maltokinase N-terminal cap-like domain-containing protein, whose protein sequence is MSKTKLTNPKPWEQLLDDAAFKKQLTHDILESYVVQQRWYGGKSSTLKYLEISEFFTIAHKGDHFYGLLLEVNFKEAFYQHYFLPLGFVVDKSAAIEGLIAPIKLGDQDGYLVDALYLDSFRKVLFEKIIESQPVEGLGTITFHAGEELDETQYVSSRFLGAEQSNTSIIFNDKHIIKFFRRIYSSTNPDYQISRYLTEQTSFDRSPTYTGSINLNIVKKHDITLALMQKLVDNDGDGWEWMLEELKVVFNTLSRKRIDIKSLPDVKLFTRLKLQEVPHEMVDWTGLDLLKRIRTLALRTAQFHVAMGGERNDLKFTADKYNGDYNVWLKNRLLYMFQNRLNTVENNLHKLSGEALDLAQELLERKNEIRNRFIQFDWHHMKGERIRIHGDYHLGQVLVDGEDFYLLDFEGEPESTIRDRKVKQMPQKDLAGMFRSFHYAIYSTIFDHGETTGISRDDLYEAGELLYKYLISIFMDTYLHHVHNNNLNIGYRKEVNFLLQFCLLEKAIYELGYEFNSRPSWAIIPLRGIHSIMNHKQEKV, encoded by the coding sequence GTGTCCAAAACCAAGCTCACAAACCCAAAACCCTGGGAACAACTTCTAGACGATGCTGCCTTTAAAAAGCAGTTGACTCATGATATTTTAGAGAGCTATGTGGTACAGCAACGCTGGTATGGTGGCAAGAGCAGCACGCTCAAATATCTTGAGATTAGTGAGTTTTTTACCATTGCTCACAAGGGCGATCACTTTTACGGCTTATTGCTGGAAGTCAATTTTAAAGAGGCTTTTTATCAGCATTACTTTTTGCCCTTAGGTTTTGTAGTGGATAAATCTGCCGCAATAGAAGGTTTGATCGCGCCCATCAAGCTGGGCGATCAGGATGGTTATTTAGTAGATGCGCTATATCTGGATAGTTTTAGAAAGGTACTTTTTGAAAAAATCATTGAATCCCAACCGGTAGAAGGATTGGGTACGATCACTTTCCATGCTGGAGAAGAACTGGATGAAACGCAATACGTTTCCAGCCGCTTTCTAGGCGCAGAGCAATCCAATACCAGTATCATCTTTAATGATAAACACATCATTAAGTTTTTCCGTAGGATTTATAGTAGTACCAATCCAGACTATCAAATATCGCGCTACCTTACAGAGCAAACTTCGTTTGACCGTTCGCCTACGTATACAGGTTCCATTAACCTCAATATTGTCAAAAAGCACGATATCACACTGGCATTGATGCAAAAATTAGTGGACAATGATGGTGATGGTTGGGAATGGATGTTGGAAGAGTTGAAGGTTGTGTTTAATACGCTTTCGCGAAAGCGGATTGACATCAAATCCTTACCAGACGTCAAGCTATTTACCAGATTAAAATTACAAGAGGTGCCACACGAGATGGTCGACTGGACTGGACTGGACCTTTTGAAAAGAATCAGAACCCTGGCACTGCGCACTGCACAATTTCACGTGGCTATGGGCGGCGAGCGCAACGATCTAAAATTCACGGCAGATAAGTATAACGGCGACTACAACGTCTGGCTTAAAAACCGATTGTTGTACATGTTCCAGAATAGGCTCAACACGGTGGAAAATAACCTGCATAAATTGAGTGGAGAAGCGCTGGATCTAGCACAGGAATTACTCGAGCGTAAAAATGAGATACGCAACCGTTTTATACAATTTGACTGGCACCACATGAAAGGTGAACGCATACGTATCCATGGCGATTACCATCTAGGCCAGGTACTGGTGGACGGCGAGGACTTTTATCTTTTGGATTTTGAGGGTGAACCAGAAAGTACCATACGAGACCGCAAGGTCAAGCAAATGCCACAAAAGGATCTTGCTGGGATGTTTCGCAGTTTTCATTACGCGATCTATTCCACGATTTTCGATCACGGAGAAACCACGGGAATTTCAAGAGACGACCTTTACGAGGCAGGTGAATTATTGTATAAGTATTTGATTTCCATTTTTATGGATACGTATTTGCATCACGTGCACAATAATAACTTGAACATAGGCTACCGCAAGGAAGTCAATTTTTTACTACAGTTTTGCCTGCTGGAAAAGGCCATTTATGAATTGGGCTATGAGTTCAATTCTAGACCTAGCTGGGCCATCATTCCATTGCGAGGCATCCACAGTATCATGAACCATAAACAAGAAAAAGTATGA
- the glgB gene encoding 1,4-alpha-glucan branching protein GlgB, with translation MSQVITHSLFTDFDINLFKSGKHYRLYEKFGSHILEKDGIKGTYFAVWAPSAKAVSVIGDFNFWVEGEHQLQVRWDSSGIWEGFIPGVEQGVTYKYKIHSSHNDIKTEKADPYARRCEHPPKTASVVWQYDPKWSDAKWMKARAKNNALDAPYSVYEVHLGSWKRKIEEDRSLSYLELADELVAYAKALQFTHVEFMPIMEYPYDPSWGYQLTGYFAPTARFGYPEEFAQLVDAMHKAGIGVILDWVPSHFPEDAHGLGFFDGTALYEHPDRRRGYHPDWKSLIFNYGRNEVKSFLISNALFWMDQYHIDGLRVDAVASMLFLDYSREDGEWEPNVFGGRENLEAMAFLREMNEAVYLNYPDTQTIAEESTSFPMVSKPTSIGGLGFGMKWMMGWMHDTLEYFKKEPIYRRHHQNDLTFSMTYAFTENFMLPLSHDEVVYGKSSIIGRMPGDKWQKFANLRLLYGYMFTHPGGNLLMMGSEFGQHDEWKFNGSLDWHLTQFADHQGIMNVITDLNKLYKKQPALHEKQFDAAGFEWISHEDANNSVISYVRKGNDSQIVVVCNMTPVPRENYRVGLPAIGKYKLLFNSDDSKYGGSDYKIKKSFTAQKENWQYRDQSVELNLPPLGVLVYGV, from the coding sequence ATGAGCCAGGTAATCACGCACTCGCTATTTACAGATTTTGACATTAATCTTTTCAAATCTGGAAAGCATTACAGGCTTTACGAAAAATTCGGCTCGCACATTCTTGAAAAAGATGGCATCAAAGGAACCTATTTTGCGGTCTGGGCACCAAGCGCTAAGGCTGTGAGCGTCATAGGAGATTTTAATTTTTGGGTAGAAGGTGAGCACCAGTTGCAGGTACGTTGGGACAGCAGCGGTATATGGGAAGGATTTATTCCTGGAGTGGAGCAAGGCGTCACCTACAAATACAAAATCCACTCGTCACACAACGATATCAAGACAGAAAAAGCAGATCCATATGCACGTCGCTGTGAGCATCCGCCCAAAACGGCCAGCGTCGTATGGCAGTATGATCCCAAGTGGAGCGATGCAAAATGGATGAAAGCGAGGGCAAAAAACAACGCACTTGATGCGCCCTATTCTGTTTATGAGGTACATCTGGGCAGTTGGAAACGCAAGATTGAGGAGGATCGCAGTTTGAGTTATCTAGAACTGGCAGATGAGTTGGTCGCTTACGCGAAAGCGTTACAATTCACCCACGTAGAGTTCATGCCCATCATGGAATATCCCTATGATCCTTCATGGGGCTACCAATTGACGGGATATTTTGCGCCTACAGCAAGATTTGGTTATCCGGAAGAGTTTGCGCAATTGGTTGATGCGATGCATAAGGCTGGAATAGGAGTCATCCTGGATTGGGTACCATCCCATTTTCCAGAAGATGCCCATGGACTGGGATTTTTTGACGGCACCGCTTTATATGAGCATCCAGATCGCAGACGTGGTTATCATCCGGACTGGAAATCCTTGATATTTAATTATGGTCGCAACGAGGTCAAAAGTTTCTTGATTTCAAATGCACTGTTCTGGATGGATCAATACCACATTGACGGCTTGCGGGTTGATGCCGTGGCTAGCATGTTGTTTTTGGATTATTCCAGAGAAGATGGCGAGTGGGAACCTAATGTTTTTGGCGGTAGGGAAAACTTGGAAGCCATGGCATTTTTAAGAGAAATGAACGAGGCTGTTTACCTCAATTATCCAGATACACAAACCATTGCCGAGGAGAGCACCAGCTTCCCGATGGTGAGTAAACCTACTTCTATAGGTGGTCTTGGTTTTGGGATGAAATGGATGATGGGATGGATGCACGATACTTTGGAATACTTTAAAAAGGAACCTATTTATAGACGTCACCATCAAAATGATTTGACGTTCTCGATGACTTATGCGTTTACCGAAAATTTTATGCTACCGCTATCGCATGACGAGGTGGTTTATGGTAAGAGCTCTATCATAGGTAGAATGCCCGGCGACAAATGGCAAAAGTTTGCCAACCTGCGATTGCTTTATGGTTATATGTTCACGCATCCTGGCGGTAATTTATTGATGATGGGATCAGAATTTGGCCAGCATGATGAATGGAAATTCAATGGCAGTCTGGACTGGCATCTCACACAGTTTGCAGATCATCAGGGAATTATGAATGTGATTACTGATTTGAACAAGTTGTATAAAAAACAACCGGCTTTGCACGAGAAGCAATTTGATGCCGCTGGATTTGAATGGATTTCCCATGAAGATGCAAACAACAGCGTCATAAGCTATGTGCGCAAGGGAAATGATTCTCAGATTGTTGTCGTTTGTAATATGACACCTGTACCTAGAGAAAATTATAGAGTAGGTTTGCCAGCAATAGGTAAATACAAACTGCTATTTAACAGCGACGATTCAAAGTACGGCGGATCTGACTACAAGATAAAAAAGTCCTTTACGGCTCAAAAGGAGAACTGGCAATATCGCGATCAAAGTGTCGAGTTGAACTTGCCGCCACTTGGGGTTTTGGTTTATGGGGTTTAA
- the yajC gene encoding preprotein translocase subunit YajC yields the protein MEQFIAFAPYVGIALIFYFLIIRPQSKRRKEEKQFAESLKVGDRVITTSGIHGKVNQINADKGTVMIETGAGKMLFERTAISVELTKKLNTPTDVKK from the coding sequence ATGGAGCAGTTTATAGCATTTGCGCCTTACGTAGGTATTGCACTGATATTTTATTTTCTAATTATCAGGCCACAGTCTAAACGTCGCAAAGAAGAAAAACAATTTGCAGAATCCCTTAAAGTAGGAGATCGTGTCATTACCACCAGTGGTATTCACGGTAAGGTCAACCAGATCAATGCAGACAAGGGAACCGTAATGATTGAAACTGGAGCAGGAAAGATGCTTTTTGAAAGAACTGCCATTTCGGTAGAGCTTACTAAAAAGCTCAACACTCCAACAGATGTCAAGAAATAA
- a CDS encoding Glu/Leu/Phe/Val family dehydrogenase, protein MGYTMSQDYTTLEKIINQDPVFGQLSFNDHEQVVFCNDKDTGLKAIISIHNTVLGPALGGTRMWNYDNEWSALNDALRLSRGMTYKSAITGLNLGGGKAVIIGDAKTQKTPEMMRKFGEFVHSLSGKYITAEDVGMNTEDMDLVREVTPYVTGISESKGGSGNPSPITAYGVFMGMKAAAQFKYGSDVLEDKVIYVEGVGHVGETLVEYLTEEGAKVVIADINRERLEEVSSKYRATIYQGADLHSEPMDIYAPCALGATINDNSINKLQAQIIAGAANNQLADEAKHGMLLQQRGIVYAPDFLINAGGIINVFAELEGYDRSEIMRKTENIYTTTIEILKKAADNGVTTHTAALQIAQARIDARRAEHSSQSH, encoded by the coding sequence ATGGGTTACACCATGTCTCAAGACTATACTACTTTAGAAAAAATCATTAATCAGGATCCAGTTTTTGGACAGTTGTCCTTCAACGATCATGAGCAAGTGGTTTTTTGCAACGACAAAGATACAGGATTAAAGGCCATCATAAGTATACATAATACGGTATTGGGCCCAGCTTTGGGCGGTACGAGAATGTGGAATTATGACAACGAATGGTCTGCTCTAAATGATGCCTTAAGACTCTCTCGAGGCATGACTTATAAAAGCGCTATTACCGGTCTTAATCTAGGTGGTGGTAAAGCAGTGATCATTGGGGACGCCAAAACCCAGAAGACTCCAGAGATGATGCGCAAATTTGGCGAATTCGTGCACAGTCTTAGCGGTAAGTATATCACTGCAGAGGATGTTGGGATGAATACAGAAGATATGGACCTGGTGCGTGAAGTAACTCCTTACGTCACGGGAATTTCAGAAAGTAAAGGTGGCTCTGGTAACCCATCGCCCATCACCGCCTATGGTGTGTTTATGGGAATGAAAGCCGCAGCACAGTTCAAGTATGGTAGTGATGTACTAGAGGACAAAGTCATCTATGTAGAAGGTGTAGGCCATGTAGGTGAAACCCTGGTGGAATACCTCACTGAAGAAGGTGCAAAAGTCGTCATCGCAGACATCAACCGCGAGCGCCTGGAAGAGGTAAGCTCTAAATATAGAGCTACCATCTATCAAGGTGCAGACCTGCATTCTGAACCTATGGATATCTATGCGCCCTGTGCGTTAGGTGCCACGATCAACGACAACTCTATCAACAAGCTACAGGCACAAATCATCGCTGGAGCGGCTAACAACCAGCTAGCCGATGAGGCTAAACACGGCATGTTGCTACAGCAACGCGGTATCGTATATGCGCCAGATTTCCTGATCAACGCTGGTGGTATCATAAATGTCTTTGCAGAGCTGGAGGGTTACGACCGTTCAGAAATAATGCGCAAGACAGAAAACATCTATACAACGACCATTGAGATCCTTAAAAAGGCCGCAGATAATGGGGTCACGACGCACACCGCTGCGCTACAGATCGCTCAGGCACGTATCGATGCAAGACGAGCAGAACACAGCAGTCAATCCCATTAA
- a CDS encoding GIY-YIG nuclease family protein: MKGWMYILLCSNGSYYTGSTNDLNRRIIKHQAGLGANHTKKYLPVELIYFEEFDRVQDAFYREKQVQGWSRAKKEALINGFSDELKRLAKCLNETSHEKWRKE, from the coding sequence ATGAAAGGATGGATGTACATATTGCTTTGTTCAAATGGTAGTTACTATACTGGCAGCACCAATGATCTTAATCGCAGAATCATCAAACATCAAGCAGGGTTAGGTGCAAATCATACCAAAAAGTATTTACCAGTAGAACTCATCTATTTTGAAGAATTTGATAGAGTTCAGGATGCGTTCTATCGAGAAAAACAAGTTCAGGGCTGGTCCAGAGCTAAGAAAGAAGCACTCATCAATGGATTTTCTGACGAATTGAAAAGGTTGGCAAAGTGTTTAAATGAAACTTCCCATGAGAAATGGCGTAAGGAATAA
- a CDS encoding alpha-1,4-glucan--maltose-1-phosphate maltosyltransferase, whose amino-acid sequence MNQERVVIENVQPVINAGRHAIKRVIGETVQVSATVLVDGHDVIQSAVLYKHEKARKWQEQRMDSIGNDDYKASFQVEKLGKLQYKVQGWVDYALNWRHGISRKLADGQHVKSELLDGVIHLEHAYAKANKTEQSLLQFGIESFQTDSRYDEAVEVALSDRLKDIFLKYPAKQIAAESEVFICSVDREKARFSTWYEFFPRSAGQNYNHGTFKDCIELLPYVEEMGFDTLYFPPVHPIGEVNRKGKNNTTTAHGDDVGSCWGIGSKNGGHMSLHPQLGNEKDFKKLVQEAKSRGIEVAMDYALQAAPDHPWVKEHKEWFRWRPDGTVQYAENPPKKYQDILPIYFETTDWKNLWKELLRVALYWVEEFDIKVFRVDNPHTKPFHFWEYLIGEVKKKHDDVIFLAEAFTAPKVMNQLAKVGFQQSYTYFTWRNNKHELQEYVHELTTSHQREYMQPNFWPNTPDINPYHLQSGNESVHLNRYALAATLSSSIGIYGPVFEQMISSALPGKEEYLDSEKFQIANYDWSKRTKLTLIITKINQARKNLAALQQTNNIKFLHQDNNQLITFYKWSDDRKSEVIVAINLDPYYEQETWVPMPLQEMGIDEHHGFTVRDVITDSSYHWSGTHNYVKINPVLPFHIFEVKR is encoded by the coding sequence ATGAATCAAGAACGTGTAGTTATAGAAAATGTCCAGCCAGTCATTAATGCTGGTCGTCACGCCATCAAAAGAGTAATAGGAGAAACCGTGCAGGTGAGCGCCACCGTTCTTGTTGACGGCCACGATGTCATTCAAAGTGCCGTTTTATACAAACATGAAAAGGCGAGAAAATGGCAGGAGCAGCGCATGGACTCCATTGGGAACGATGATTACAAGGCGAGTTTTCAAGTAGAAAAACTGGGCAAACTCCAGTATAAAGTTCAAGGTTGGGTCGATTATGCCCTCAACTGGCGCCATGGGATCTCCAGAAAACTGGCCGATGGCCAACACGTCAAAAGTGAATTGCTTGATGGAGTGATTCATTTAGAGCACGCTTACGCGAAAGCGAACAAAACCGAACAGTCCTTGCTACAATTCGGGATTGAGTCATTTCAAACCGACTCTCGATACGATGAGGCCGTTGAGGTCGCCCTATCAGATAGGCTAAAAGACATATTCCTTAAATATCCCGCAAAGCAGATCGCCGCAGAAAGTGAGGTTTTCATTTGTAGTGTAGACCGCGAGAAGGCAAGATTCTCGACATGGTATGAATTTTTCCCACGCAGCGCTGGACAAAATTATAATCACGGGACTTTTAAGGATTGTATCGAGCTATTGCCCTATGTGGAAGAAATGGGCTTTGATACCTTGTATTTTCCACCAGTTCATCCTATTGGAGAGGTCAACCGCAAAGGAAAAAACAACACCACAACAGCACATGGTGATGATGTAGGTTCTTGTTGGGGAATAGGTTCAAAAAATGGCGGACATATGTCGCTGCACCCGCAATTAGGTAATGAGAAGGATTTCAAGAAGCTGGTGCAAGAGGCAAAATCCAGAGGTATTGAAGTAGCGATGGATTATGCCTTACAGGCAGCACCAGATCATCCTTGGGTAAAAGAACACAAGGAATGGTTTAGATGGCGACCAGATGGAACCGTACAGTATGCAGAGAATCCGCCGAAGAAATATCAAGACATTCTACCTATCTATTTTGAAACTACCGATTGGAAAAATCTGTGGAAAGAGTTACTGCGAGTTGCCTTGTATTGGGTAGAAGAATTTGATATCAAGGTATTTAGAGTAGATAATCCGCATACTAAACCTTTTCATTTCTGGGAATATCTCATTGGCGAAGTCAAGAAAAAACACGACGATGTCATCTTTTTGGCAGAGGCTTTCACAGCACCTAAAGTGATGAATCAGCTGGCTAAGGTTGGTTTCCAACAATCCTACACGTATTTCACGTGGCGCAACAACAAGCATGAATTGCAGGAATATGTGCACGAACTCACCACCAGCCATCAAAGAGAATACATGCAACCCAACTTCTGGCCCAACACGCCAGACATCAACCCATATCATTTACAGTCCGGTAATGAGAGCGTTCACTTGAATCGATATGCACTCGCAGCCACGTTGAGTTCCAGTATAGGAATTTATGGTCCCGTGTTTGAGCAAATGATCTCCAGCGCTCTTCCTGGCAAGGAAGAATATCTGGATTCTGAAAAGTTCCAGATCGCTAATTATGACTGGAGCAAGAGAACCAAACTTACCTTGATCATCACTAAGATCAATCAAGCGCGCAAGAATCTCGCGGCGCTACAACAAACCAATAATATCAAGTTCCTGCACCAGGACAACAATCAATTGATCACCTTCTACAAATGGAGTGATGATCGAAAGAGCGAAGTGATCGTGGCCATAAACCTTGATCCTTACTACGAGCAGGAAACTTGGGTGCCCATGCCTTTACAAGAGATGGGAATTGATGAGCATCATGGTTTTACCGTTAGAGATGTCATTACAGATAGTAGTTACCACTGGAGCGGCACGCACAATTATGTAAAGATCAATCCCGTATTGCCATTCCATATTTTTGAGGTGAAGAGATAA
- a CDS encoding transcription antitermination protein NusB, with the protein MLTRRHLRIKVMQAVFVFHRQRPDDLKELEKFLNGSMTQTFVLFLYMLQLLVKIHELAEQRFKLAQDRFTGSEAVKNPSRALIENKVLIELAKSPALKEALKKRKLDPWHLDSKYVERLYEQIVNDKIFVMYASEESDSIKKDQNFVNSIFSEIIAPDDELMSYLEDANITWMDDYPLVNTEIIKFVRKIKVNKEITLPELVKDSEDIKFAMDLFRRTILNHDELWNRLEGKTPNWDSERIAQIDAVMIMMAQCEFLYFPSIPVKVSLNEYLEISKDYSSPKSRIFINGILDNLLKQFQKDDMINKIGRGTM; encoded by the coding sequence ATGCTTACCCGTAGACATTTGCGCATCAAGGTCATGCAGGCCGTTTTTGTCTTTCATAGACAACGACCCGATGACTTGAAGGAATTGGAAAAATTTCTCAATGGCAGTATGACGCAAACCTTTGTACTGTTTCTTTACATGTTGCAGCTACTGGTAAAAATCCATGAACTGGCAGAACAGCGCTTCAAGCTGGCCCAGGACCGCTTCACGGGATCTGAAGCTGTCAAAAACCCTAGTCGCGCACTTATAGAAAACAAGGTCTTGATCGAGCTTGCCAAAAGTCCAGCCCTTAAGGAAGCTCTCAAGAAACGCAAATTGGATCCTTGGCATCTAGATTCAAAATATGTGGAGCGTCTTTATGAGCAGATCGTCAATGACAAGATCTTTGTCATGTACGCCAGTGAGGAAAGTGATAGCATCAAGAAAGATCAAAACTTTGTCAATTCCATATTTTCTGAAATCATAGCACCAGATGATGAATTGATGAGTTATTTGGAAGATGCGAACATCACATGGATGGATGATTATCCACTGGTGAATACAGAGATCATCAAATTTGTAAGAAAGATAAAAGTCAATAAAGAGATCACGCTTCCAGAATTAGTCAAGGACAGTGAAGACATCAAATTTGCGATGGACCTTTTTAGACGTACCATCTTGAACCATGATGAATTATGGAACCGTCTGGAAGGAAAAACCCCCAACTGGGATTCAGAACGTATTGCACAAATCGATGCGGTCATGATCATGATGGCGCAATGTGAATTCTTGTATTTCCCTAGCATACCGGTTAAGGTATCTCTTAACGAATATCTGGAGATCTCAAAAGATTACAGCTCACCCAAGAGTCGCATCTTTATCAATGGAATTTTGGACAACTTGCTCAAGCAGTTCCAAAAGGATGATATGATCAATAAAATAGGGCGCGGCACCATGTAA
- a CDS encoding DUF4382 domain-containing protein, protein MKKLIYSLMLVAMTTTLFSCSDDNDSTQPARVNIKLVDAPGDYDNVFIDVEAVAIKFNGDADDEELVLDMDNTGIYDLLELTGGNNVVLADDEIPAGRINQIRLILGDDNSVVVDGQEFPLSTPSAQQSGLKLNVNQELEGGILYEFILDFDADKSIVRQGNGGYSLKPVIRTELAALSGAIIGDVEPTTFQVEVTASNGVNEISTFTDVNGLYRLNGVPNGTYTVTIEADPAAELQTVVINDVVVVNGEVTALGTTNLN, encoded by the coding sequence ATGAAGAAACTAATTTATTCCCTGATGTTGGTTGCGATGACAACGACATTATTTTCTTGTAGCGACGACAATGACAGCACACAACCAGCTAGAGTTAACATTAAACTTGTGGATGCGCCTGGTGATTATGATAACGTCTTTATAGATGTAGAGGCCGTTGCCATCAAATTTAACGGCGATGCAGATGATGAAGAATTGGTGCTTGATATGGATAATACCGGTATCTATGACCTTCTCGAATTGACAGGTGGAAATAACGTCGTGCTAGCAGATGACGAAATCCCAGCTGGAAGAATCAACCAAATCAGGTTGATCCTAGGAGACGACAACTCTGTTGTTGTTGACGGTCAAGAATTCCCATTATCAACGCCTAGCGCCCAACAATCTGGTTTGAAGCTTAATGTGAATCAAGAATTGGAAGGCGGTATTCTTTATGAATTCATTCTAGACTTTGACGCAGATAAATCCATCGTACGTCAAGGTAATGGTGGCTATTCTTTAAAACCCGTAATAAGAACTGAATTAGCGGCCTTGTCTGGAGCGATCATAGGTGATGTGGAACCAACAACCTTTCAGGTTGAAGTAACAGCCAGCAATGGAGTCAACGAGATAAGCACATTTACTGACGTGAATGGACTGTATAGACTTAATGGTGTACCTAACGGGACTTACACCGTTACCATTGAAGCAGATCCAGCAGCCGAGTTACAAACCGTTGTGATCAATGATGTTGTCGTTGTGAATGGCGAGGTTACCGCCCTAGGCACTACTAACTTGAATTAA
- a CDS encoding SRPBCC family protein produces the protein MPKIVLHTKVNAPLELVFDLARSIDLHQDSLQHTKEKAIAGRTTGLVEEGETVTWEAVHFGIKQQLTSLITDVRPHHFFADELVSGAFKHFRHEHHFSLQEDGSTLMKDIFDYDSPLGWLGHLADFLFLEKYMTRLLEQRNHFLKQTAEDGSWKELPGM, from the coding sequence ATGCCTAAAATAGTCCTGCATACCAAAGTCAACGCACCGCTCGAGTTGGTTTTTGACCTGGCGCGCAGTATAGACCTACATCAAGATTCCCTACAACACACCAAAGAGAAGGCCATTGCCGGCAGAACGACTGGACTGGTAGAAGAAGGTGAAACCGTGACCTGGGAAGCGGTACACTTTGGCATCAAACAGCAACTTACAAGTTTGATCACAGACGTGCGACCGCATCACTTTTTTGCTGATGAATTGGTGAGCGGTGCTTTTAAACACTTCCGTCATGAGCATCATTTTAGCCTTCAAGAAGATGGCAGTACATTGATGAAAGACATCTTTGACTACGACTCGCCACTAGGTTGGCTAGGCCATCTTGCCGATTTCCTTTTTCTTGAGAAATATATGACTCGATTGTTAGAGCAACGCAACCACTTTTTAAAACAAACCGCCGAAGATGGTAGCTGGAAGGAGCTGCCTGGGATGTGA
- a CDS encoding DUF1573 domain-containing protein translates to MKKIVLLFAAVAAVTLTSCNESASAKIDEANLTAAADRESVEENYPVMTFDQPEYDFGTVNEGTVVEKEYTFKNTGTSPLIIVNAKGSCGCTVPTWTKEPVAPGEEGTLLVKFNTSGKPNAQSKSVTITTNTEAGTEVIVIKGFVTGKSSTPNA, encoded by the coding sequence ATGAAAAAAATAGTTTTGTTGTTTGCAGCAGTTGCTGCCGTGACACTTACAAGCTGTAATGAATCCGCATCTGCAAAGATTGATGAGGCTAACCTTACTGCTGCTGCAGACCGTGAGTCCGTAGAGGAAAATTATCCAGTGATGACTTTTGACCAGCCAGAATATGATTTTGGAACGGTCAATGAAGGTACCGTTGTTGAAAAAGAATATACTTTCAAAAACACAGGAACGTCTCCATTGATCATCGTGAATGCAAAAGGTAGTTGTGGATGTACGGTTCCTACGTGGACTAAAGAGCCAGTAGCGCCAGGAGAAGAAGGAACCCTTCTTGTCAAATTCAATACCAGTGGTAAGCCTAATGCACAGAGTAAATCTGTAACTATTACTACAAATACTGAAGCTGGAACAGAGGTGATCGTCATCAAAGGTTTTGTGACTGGAAAGTCCAGTACGCCTAACGCCTAA
- a CDS encoding GlcG/HbpS family heme-binding protein, whose protein sequence is MNITLKQAQAIIEKAMAKAKEINTKMNISVVDAGANQVAFVRMDGAWLGSADIALKKAKTARFFDMPTGEIGKISQPGESLFGIEHSNGGLISFPGGLPVINKDGDIIGAIGVSGSTVENDHEVAAAGAAAI, encoded by the coding sequence ATGAATATTACACTTAAACAAGCCCAAGCGATCATTGAAAAAGCGATGGCCAAAGCAAAAGAAATCAACACAAAAATGAACATCAGTGTCGTAGACGCTGGTGCAAATCAAGTCGCGTTTGTCCGTATGGATGGTGCATGGCTGGGAAGTGCTGACATTGCTCTCAAAAAGGCCAAAACTGCTCGATTTTTTGACATGCCGACCGGTGAGATAGGCAAAATATCACAACCAGGTGAATCTCTTTTTGGAATCGAGCACTCTAATGGAGGTCTGATCAGTTTTCCAGGTGGACTACCTGTTATAAATAAGGATGGAGACATCATAGGAGCCATAGGTGTGAGCGGCAGTACTGTAGAAAATGACCACGAGGTGGCAGCAGCTGGAGCAGCAGCCATCTAG